In Mycobacterium sp. 050128, one genomic interval encodes:
- a CDS encoding aliphatic sulfonate ABC transporter substrate-binding protein has translation MKGRYLTSISVIVGVVAVSGCGSNGGPTASKDIHLDYAYYNPLSLVVRDQHLLENRGYNVTWVLSAGSNKANEGLRSKALDIGSTAGSAALVARANGSPIKVVDLYAGGEWTGLLVTKDSPITSVADLKGKKVAVTKGTDPYYFLLQSLATAGLSPSDIEIVNLQHADGKTALERGNVDAWSGLEPFIAQTIQQQGSRFIYRNPSFNSYGVLDAREDFIADHPDALQAVVNSYQEARKWAKAHPDQLAALLASQANIALSVAQEELTRTLVDIDSVPGDPVRTVLTRVEPLAVADSDIKSDDAGRNALSTLIEPKYAQQAH, from the coding sequence GTGAAAGGTCGTTACCTGACTTCGATTTCGGTGATAGTCGGGGTTGTCGCGGTATCGGGCTGCGGTTCGAATGGGGGCCCTACGGCGTCGAAAGACATCCACTTGGATTACGCCTACTACAACCCGTTGAGTCTGGTGGTGCGTGACCAACACCTGTTGGAAAACCGTGGTTACAACGTCACGTGGGTGCTTTCCGCAGGCAGCAACAAGGCCAACGAGGGGCTGCGATCTAAAGCGCTGGACATCGGATCCACCGCCGGTTCCGCCGCATTGGTCGCTCGGGCCAACGGATCGCCGATCAAGGTCGTCGACCTCTACGCCGGTGGTGAGTGGACGGGCCTGCTGGTCACCAAGGACTCGCCGATCACTTCGGTGGCCGATCTAAAGGGCAAGAAGGTAGCCGTGACCAAGGGCACCGACCCGTACTACTTCCTGTTGCAATCGCTTGCCACAGCAGGACTTTCACCGAGCGATATCGAGATCGTCAACCTACAGCATGCCGACGGCAAGACCGCGTTGGAACGCGGCAACGTCGATGCGTGGTCCGGGTTGGAGCCGTTCATCGCGCAGACCATCCAGCAGCAGGGTTCGCGCTTCATTTACCGCAACCCGAGTTTCAACAGTTACGGCGTCTTGGACGCCCGCGAGGATTTCATCGCCGATCACCCCGACGCTCTGCAGGCGGTGGTCAACAGCTATCAGGAGGCCCGAAAGTGGGCGAAAGCACATCCCGATCAACTGGCGGCATTGCTGGCCTCGCAGGCGAACATAGCGCTGAGCGTGGCGCAGGAGGAGCTGACCCGGACACTGGTGGATATCGACTCGGTGCCGGGGGATCCGGTGCGCACGGTCTTGACGCGGGTGGAGCCGCTCGCGGTGGCCGATTCCGATATCAAGTCCGACGACGCGGGTCGCAACGCGCTGAGCACGCTGATCGAGCCGAAATACGCTCAGCAGGCGCACTGA
- a CDS encoding ABC transporter ATP-binding protein: protein MSLRGVDRTFGTHTVLHEVDIEIEPGKVVALLGSSGSGKSTLLRLIAGLDSPTGGRIEIDGDAVRGIDPRCAVVFQEPRLLPWRSLAANVEFGLPPGTPRAKGSGAVTHWLEVVGLREFGKHYPRQVSGGMAQRAGLARALARRPRVLLLDEPLAALDALTRLRMQDLLDAVQQEAGTTTVLVTHDVDEAAILADRVLILRADESGGARIAATHEVEIPKPRDRGDPRIAALREQLLDELGVPRRSSEAKAW from the coding sequence GTGTCTCTTCGTGGTGTCGACCGGACGTTCGGAACGCATACCGTGCTGCACGAGGTCGATATCGAAATCGAGCCGGGCAAGGTCGTTGCGTTACTCGGCTCCTCAGGTAGCGGCAAGTCGACACTGTTGCGGCTCATCGCCGGTCTCGACAGTCCGACCGGGGGACGCATCGAGATCGACGGCGATGCGGTGCGCGGAATCGACCCGCGCTGCGCGGTGGTGTTTCAGGAGCCCCGTCTGCTGCCCTGGCGATCCCTGGCCGCAAACGTGGAGTTTGGCCTGCCGCCCGGCACGCCGCGCGCGAAAGGCTCGGGCGCAGTGACACACTGGCTCGAGGTCGTGGGGTTGCGCGAGTTCGGCAAACATTACCCGCGGCAAGTCTCCGGCGGTATGGCGCAACGCGCCGGCCTCGCGCGGGCCCTGGCGCGACGCCCACGCGTCCTCTTGCTGGACGAACCGCTGGCCGCGCTTGACGCGCTGACCCGACTGCGGATGCAGGACTTACTCGATGCCGTGCAGCAAGAGGCGGGCACGACAACGGTGTTGGTGACACATGATGTGGACGAGGCCGCGATCCTCGCCGACCGAGTGCTGATACTGCGCGCGGATGAATCGGGCGGCGCCCGTATTGCCGCGACACATGAAGTGGAAATACCCAAACCACGCGACCGCGGGGATCCGCGAATCGCCGCGTTGCGGGAGCAATTGTTGGACGAGCTCGGTGTACCCCGACGGAGCAGTGAGGCAAAAGCATGGTGA
- a CDS encoding MFS transporter, with protein sequence METDGKDARGESGGSAQLFASVLVVLLATGWAANHFAGLIPALSDHQHLNRTTLDAIFGIYAVGLLPGLLIGGRLSDVLGRQSVAWAGSITALAGTVAMLLSLHSPVLLGGRLVVGAGVGLVVSSCTAWASDMKGPAGAAVAGAVLTAGFAVGPFASGVIASVGQSGLWESFAIAAALVVLATVAAMVAAQRVDVTAPVAASSQPQAASARPDIRRALSWALPLSPWVYSSATLAFVTIPIHVHTGLAAPLAAGTAALIANGVSGTTQLIARARQWGPQAGTVGAVLAALGYAVTAAAPSTMPLAVALSLLVVLGCASGLLLREGLIDLEAAAPQHLRGALTGTFYTVSYIGFGLPMLLSTIGSAKAAATILTVMAVLALTTAVARALRLRRNSHRQSGFRPG encoded by the coding sequence GTGGAAACGGATGGAAAAGACGCACGCGGTGAATCTGGGGGATCCGCACAGTTATTCGCCTCGGTGCTGGTCGTCCTGCTGGCAACAGGCTGGGCGGCTAACCACTTCGCCGGGTTGATCCCCGCGCTAAGCGATCACCAGCACCTCAATAGGACCACACTCGACGCGATCTTCGGGATCTACGCGGTGGGACTGCTGCCCGGCCTGCTCATCGGCGGCCGGCTATCGGATGTGCTGGGCCGCCAGTCGGTGGCGTGGGCGGGGTCGATCACCGCGCTGGCCGGCACGGTCGCGATGTTGCTGTCCCTGCATTCCCCGGTCTTGCTCGGGGGTCGACTGGTGGTCGGCGCCGGTGTCGGGCTGGTGGTCAGCTCGTGCACCGCGTGGGCTTCGGACATGAAAGGGCCGGCCGGCGCCGCGGTTGCCGGAGCCGTCCTGACGGCCGGTTTCGCGGTGGGCCCGTTCGCATCCGGCGTGATTGCCTCGGTGGGGCAATCCGGGCTTTGGGAGTCGTTCGCAATCGCCGCCGCACTCGTCGTGCTCGCCACGGTCGCCGCGATGGTGGCAGCCCAGCGCGTGGACGTGACCGCACCGGTAGCCGCGTCCAGCCAACCGCAGGCCGCGTCGGCACGCCCCGACATCAGGCGGGCGTTGAGTTGGGCGCTGCCCCTGTCGCCATGGGTGTACTCCTCGGCGACTCTTGCCTTCGTCACGATCCCCATCCACGTGCACACCGGGCTCGCCGCCCCGCTGGCCGCGGGAACCGCAGCGCTGATTGCCAACGGCGTCAGCGGCACCACTCAATTGATCGCCCGCGCGCGTCAGTGGGGTCCGCAGGCCGGCACCGTCGGCGCCGTGCTGGCCGCACTCGGCTACGCGGTGACCGCGGCGGCGCCGTCGACCATGCCGCTGGCCGTGGCGTTGTCGCTGCTGGTGGTTCTCGGCTGCGCGTCCGGCCTGCTGCTCCGTGAGGGCCTGATCGACTTGGAAGCCGCTGCGCCGCAACACTTGCGCGGTGCCCTCACCGGCACGTTCTACACGGTCAGTTACATCGGTTTCGGCCTGCCGATGCTGCTGAGCACCATCGGGTCCGCGAAAGCCGCTGCGACGATCCTTACGGTCATGGCGGTGCTGGCGTTGACGACCGCCGTAGCCCGGGCGCTGAGGCTGCGCCGAAACAGCCACCGGCAGAGCGGATTTCGTCCTGGGTGA
- a CDS encoding alpha/beta hydrolase: MTTYAFDPEIAALLPYLPDLPGEDPVAIRSALSEMVAQLPVPDTTGVRIENREIPGRAGDPAVPIRIYWPDQRSGPAGVYSVHGGGFVAGDLETEHGTNVVLARELGVVVVSVDYRLAPETPFPGGLEDVYAGLVWTAANADELGIDPQRIAIHGMSAGGGLCAALALLARDRGGPHIAFQFLSVPELDDRLATASMTDFTDTPLWSRPRAIVSWDCYLGAGRPGTDDVPIYAAPARATDLAGLPPAYVSVMHFDPLRDEGVAYALAMLAAGVSVELHLFPGTFHGSMLIQDAAISKREAAEKIAVLRQALAL, encoded by the coding sequence ATGACGACGTATGCGTTCGACCCGGAAATTGCTGCGTTGCTTCCATATCTGCCCGACCTGCCGGGTGAAGATCCGGTGGCGATTCGGTCGGCGTTGTCGGAGATGGTGGCTCAGCTTCCGGTGCCGGACACCACCGGAGTTCGGATCGAGAATCGTGAAATCCCCGGCCGCGCCGGCGATCCCGCGGTTCCGATCCGTATCTACTGGCCCGATCAGCGCAGCGGCCCGGCCGGGGTGTACAGCGTGCACGGGGGCGGGTTCGTCGCCGGAGACCTGGAAACCGAACACGGCACGAACGTCGTCCTTGCCCGCGAACTCGGCGTCGTCGTGGTGTCCGTCGACTACCGGCTCGCACCCGAAACGCCGTTCCCCGGCGGCCTGGAGGACGTGTACGCCGGGCTGGTCTGGACGGCCGCGAACGCGGACGAATTGGGCATCGACCCGCAACGCATCGCCATCCACGGGATGAGTGCCGGAGGCGGCCTCTGTGCGGCGCTGGCGCTGCTGGCTCGCGACCGCGGCGGGCCGCACATCGCGTTTCAGTTTCTTTCGGTGCCCGAACTCGATGACCGACTCGCCACCGCGAGCATGACCGACTTCACCGATACCCCGCTGTGGAGCCGCCCCCGAGCGATCGTTAGCTGGGACTGTTATTTGGGCGCCGGTCGCCCCGGAACCGACGATGTGCCGATCTATGCTGCGCCGGCTCGTGCCACCGATTTGGCAGGTCTGCCGCCGGCGTACGTCTCGGTTATGCACTTCGACCCACTTCGTGACGAAGGCGTCGCCTACGCGTTGGCCATGCTGGCCGCTGGCGTGAGCGTTGAATTACATCTGTTTCCAGGAACTTTCCACGGCTCGATGTTGATCCAGGACGCGGCGATCTCGAAACGCGAAGCGGCCGAGAAGATCGCAGTGCTGCGCCAAGCGCTCGCACTGTAG
- a CDS encoding LLM class flavin-dependent oxidoreductase, whose product MKFLLITLITHVGDPVSGKQRSPADRFRDVVDKAALAEELGFDGFAVGERHEDPFISSSPPVVLSNIAARTSKIGLFTGVTTLSLLDPVRAFEDYSTLDNLSGGRLELIIGKGNGAAQAQLFHVTAEDQWDRNREGYELFRRLWESENVTWAGRFRPPLVNAKALPRPLQRRIRIWHGSATSKDSVDLAARHGDPIFSANVVNSVEPYAELVRHYRQRWEFYGHRPEDALVGAGTAGFYVTRRSQEAVAAYRPMFEARLAFARRAGVPVVFDSIEDFVERSSALVGSPEQVIDKVGRYHEHLGHEVMHLSADTDGVTASQQRRSLELFQSDVAPVLRERIPSRPLIAQSATNEVVG is encoded by the coding sequence ATGAAGTTTCTGCTGATAACGCTGATCACGCATGTTGGGGATCCGGTCTCGGGCAAGCAGCGTAGCCCCGCCGATCGGTTTCGCGATGTCGTGGATAAGGCGGCGCTCGCTGAGGAGCTGGGTTTCGACGGCTTTGCGGTCGGTGAGCGCCACGAAGATCCGTTCATCTCCTCATCGCCGCCGGTGGTGCTGAGTAACATCGCGGCGCGGACCTCGAAAATCGGTCTGTTCACCGGGGTTACGACGTTGAGCCTGCTGGATCCGGTGCGCGCGTTCGAGGACTACTCAACACTCGACAACCTGTCCGGCGGGCGTCTGGAGTTGATCATCGGCAAGGGCAACGGGGCGGCACAGGCCCAGTTGTTTCACGTAACGGCCGAGGACCAGTGGGACCGCAACCGCGAAGGCTACGAGCTGTTTCGCCGGCTGTGGGAGAGCGAGAACGTGACGTGGGCGGGCAGGTTCCGGCCACCCCTCGTCAACGCCAAGGCACTTCCCCGGCCGCTGCAGCGCCGGATACGGATCTGGCACGGCAGCGCCACCAGCAAGGACTCCGTTGACCTCGCGGCCCGCCACGGTGATCCAATCTTCTCCGCCAATGTCGTCAACTCCGTTGAGCCCTACGCCGAGCTGGTGCGCCATTACCGGCAGCGGTGGGAGTTCTATGGACATCGCCCCGAGGATGCCTTGGTGGGTGCCGGAACCGCGGGGTTTTACGTCACCCGAAGGTCGCAGGAAGCGGTGGCGGCCTACCGGCCGATGTTCGAGGCGCGCCTGGCATTCGCGCGCCGCGCCGGGGTCCCGGTGGTGTTCGATTCGATCGAGGATTTCGTCGAACGAAGCTCCGCATTGGTGGGCAGTCCCGAGCAGGTGATCGACAAGGTGGGCCGCTACCACGAGCACCTCGGCCACGAAGTGATGCACCTGTCCGCCGACACCGACGGGGTGACGGCTAGCCAGCAGCGTCGCAGCCTGGAACTGTTTCAGTCCGACGTCGCTCCGGTTCTCCGCGAGCGCATTCCCAGCCGGCCGCTGATTGCCCAGTCGGCTACCAATGAAGTTGTCGGATAA
- a CDS encoding NUDIX hydrolase yields MTIPYDVALRDRIRAHLANYERRAVTDPTKRHAAVAVVLVDSEVGEDRVDPVSVEDWNAGRPMPADDLDGRMVDVSGGAAFLLCRRASRLTSHAAQWALPGGRLDAGETAVDAALRELREEVRIALPASAVLGLLDDYPTRSGYVITPVVIWGGGRLDPDPAPDEVVAVYRVGLHQLQRDDSPRFITIKESPRPVVQIPLGNDLIHAPTGAVLLQLRWLCLEGRHDSVDHLEQPVFAWK; encoded by the coding sequence GTGACCATCCCCTACGACGTGGCACTGCGTGACCGGATTCGCGCCCATCTCGCCAACTACGAACGGCGGGCGGTGACCGATCCGACCAAGCGGCACGCCGCCGTCGCGGTGGTGCTCGTTGATTCGGAGGTCGGCGAGGACCGGGTCGATCCGGTGTCGGTAGAGGACTGGAATGCCGGTCGTCCGATGCCGGCAGACGACCTGGACGGCCGCATGGTCGACGTGTCGGGCGGCGCGGCATTTCTGCTGTGCCGCAGGGCTTCTCGCCTCACCTCGCACGCCGCGCAGTGGGCCCTTCCCGGTGGCCGGCTGGATGCGGGCGAGACGGCCGTGGACGCGGCGTTGCGGGAACTGCGCGAAGAGGTGCGGATCGCACTGCCCGCCTCGGCGGTGTTGGGTCTGCTCGACGACTACCCGACCCGATCGGGTTACGTCATCACACCGGTGGTGATCTGGGGCGGCGGACGGCTCGATCCCGATCCCGCTCCCGACGAGGTCGTGGCCGTGTATCGGGTGGGGCTGCACCAACTGCAACGCGATGACTCGCCGCGATTCATCACCATCAAAGAGAGCCCGCGACCGGTCGTCCAGATCCCGCTCGGAAACGACCTCATCCACGCACCGACCGGGGCGGTGTTGTTGCAGCTGCGGTGGTTGTGCTTGGAAGGACGCCACGATTCGGTGGACCACCTCGAGCAACCCGTGTTCGCGTGGAAGTAG
- a CDS encoding TIGR03854 family LLM class F420-dependent oxidoreductase, which produces MKIRFGVGLGADSTPDQLAGIVDHLESSGVDSLWFSELVYAPTVDPMVGMAYALARTTQLKVGTSVAVLPGRHPVLVAKQLASLAAIAPKRVLPVFGLRSAIPAERELFAVPDGARAAVFDESLQVLRCALSDDPASYHGQYFTVSGAVITPKPAPPLDIWLGGSAPAAYRRIGTLADGWLGSFLTPAEARAGREAIERAAEQAGRQIEPDHFGISLGVADGELSPELVAAARRRRPDVDPADLIAADWDQLHRQLDGYLDAGLTKFVIRPAGQVSVAGFVDRFVAELAGRQN; this is translated from the coding sequence GTGAAGATTCGCTTCGGGGTCGGACTGGGTGCGGACAGCACGCCCGATCAACTCGCCGGCATTGTCGATCATTTGGAGAGCAGCGGCGTCGACTCGCTGTGGTTCTCCGAACTTGTCTACGCCCCCACGGTGGATCCGATGGTCGGGATGGCCTATGCGCTCGCCCGCACCACTCAGTTGAAGGTGGGCACCTCGGTGGCAGTACTGCCGGGACGCCATCCGGTGCTGGTGGCCAAACAACTGGCGTCGTTGGCGGCCATCGCACCTAAGCGTGTTCTTCCGGTCTTCGGTTTGCGGTCCGCGATTCCGGCCGAGCGCGAGCTGTTCGCGGTCCCGGATGGAGCGCGCGCGGCGGTGTTCGATGAGTCGCTGCAGGTGCTGCGCTGCGCGCTGTCCGACGATCCGGCCAGCTATCACGGCCAGTACTTCACCGTCAGCGGGGCGGTGATCACTCCGAAACCTGCTCCACCACTTGACATTTGGCTGGGCGGTTCGGCACCGGCGGCATACCGTCGCATCGGTACCTTGGCGGATGGCTGGTTGGGCAGCTTTCTTACCCCAGCCGAGGCGCGGGCGGGCCGCGAGGCGATCGAGCGGGCCGCCGAGCAGGCAGGCCGCCAGATTGAGCCGGATCACTTCGGCATTTCATTGGGTGTCGCCGATGGCGAGTTGTCGCCCGAGTTGGTCGCGGCGGCCCGCCGGCGTCGTCCCGACGTCGATCCCGCCGACCTGATCGCCGCGGACTGGGATCAGTTGCATCGCCAACTCGACGGCTATCTGGATGCGGGGCTGACGAAATTCGTGATTCGCCCGGCGGGTCAAGTGTCGGTGGCCGGCTTCGTCGATCGTTTCGTCGCGGAGCTGGCGGGTCGGCAGAACTAA
- a CDS encoding nuclear transport factor 2 family protein, with amino-acid sequence MTDSDVVAITQLVNLYGLAVDSQRWDLFDRIFADDVDADYGPTSRWTDRERFKSEFATFHDPFDSTQHTMSTHVVHVDQDRAHSFCNGGWRLVRKAVDGNPLWDGSGWYDDALVRTPAGWRITRRVCRITWWTGNPFVNETIPGVTFDLATTVLRREADAGRVGILGAVLN; translated from the coding sequence ATGACCGACAGCGACGTCGTGGCGATAACGCAATTGGTGAACCTGTACGGGCTGGCCGTCGACTCCCAGCGCTGGGACCTGTTCGACCGGATCTTCGCCGACGATGTGGATGCCGACTACGGTCCGACGTCACGCTGGACGGATCGTGAGCGGTTCAAGTCCGAGTTCGCCACGTTCCATGACCCCTTCGATTCCACCCAGCACACCATGTCCACCCACGTCGTCCACGTCGATCAAGACCGCGCGCACAGCTTCTGCAACGGCGGCTGGCGGCTGGTGCGCAAGGCGGTCGACGGCAACCCCCTCTGGGACGGCAGTGGCTGGTACGACGATGCGCTGGTGCGCACTCCGGCCGGCTGGCGGATCACTCGCCGGGTCTGCCGCATCACCTGGTGGACCGGAAATCCGTTCGTCAACGAAACGATTCCCGGCGTGACGTTCGACCTGGCCACCACGGTGCTGCGCCGCGAAGCCGACGCCGGGCGCGTCGGAATCCTCGGTGCGGTGCTGAACTAA
- a CDS encoding nuclear transport factor 2 family protein: MHPFRKAVEDRDEAAIQALLADNVVFTSPVAFKPYIGKPITAAILRGVLRIFEDFRYVREIAGADGRDHALIFETGLSGAPGVKITGCDFLHFDENGLIDDFMVMVRPLSGATALSEAMAAQFGRIQQEALELD, from the coding sequence ATGCATCCCTTCCGGAAAGCGGTCGAGGACCGCGACGAGGCAGCCATCCAGGCATTGCTGGCCGACAACGTGGTCTTCACCAGCCCGGTGGCATTCAAGCCCTATATCGGCAAGCCGATCACCGCGGCGATTCTGCGCGGTGTGCTGCGGATCTTCGAGGACTTCCGCTACGTCCGCGAGATCGCGGGCGCCGACGGCCGCGACCATGCACTGATCTTCGAGACCGGCCTTTCTGGCGCCCCGGGCGTCAAGATCACCGGATGCGACTTCCTGCATTTCGACGAGAACGGCCTGATCGACGACTTCATGGTGATGGTGCGTCCGCTGTCCGGGGCGACGGCACTGTCCGAGGCGATGGCCGCCCAGTTCGGCCGGATCCAGCAGGAGGCCTTGGAACTGGATTAG
- a CDS encoding PPE domain-containing protein gives MTQPQTLSVEYEELMARADELEAPIPGLPTENPQAPCVLPMVITAADQLALSADNMRIYLEAGEREWEALAESLRNAAKAYEEVDTGAAAALDSGDESVSGAATGTQMKSIAPPPLTDTQIAAAGEAAPYRDVKEAAQDISEPDQGVAFTGFADAWTAYQRALLEAAYRFRPFESWEGDARYAVEANFDQQRAWLYQMADLCGLMATQARSIVSTQDWALPEHPTVQQVEDLDYLWYQWQTTYPWKMQWSDLKPVLEEEYVALQEKSEQVLAEYEQRAALPLPPISPPLAPAAYAVVPPIDPGAYDFGPGTETPYPESPYGDLPQVEPLPEMGGMPSAQTAATPTDATLGSAPTAVPDPSKPAGMKPASSGGAGIPPLRSVPSMPLQAPAEGGGGLRPAPAALPPTALGRGIPGAAGAMGAGGMGVPPMGAHGGHGQQPGKGKRRQADASIYSENRAWTEAILGRRRPKDAADH, from the coding sequence ATGACACAGCCGCAAACGCTGAGCGTGGAGTACGAGGAGCTGATGGCCCGAGCCGATGAGCTGGAGGCCCCGATCCCAGGCTTGCCGACCGAAAACCCCCAGGCCCCGTGCGTCCTACCGATGGTGATCACGGCCGCCGATCAACTCGCGCTGTCCGCCGACAACATGCGGATCTACCTGGAAGCCGGCGAACGGGAGTGGGAAGCACTGGCCGAGTCCCTGCGCAATGCCGCGAAGGCCTATGAAGAGGTCGACACGGGCGCCGCGGCCGCCCTCGACAGCGGCGACGAGTCCGTGTCGGGCGCGGCGACCGGGACCCAGATGAAAAGCATCGCCCCGCCACCGCTCACCGACACACAGATCGCGGCAGCAGGCGAGGCAGCGCCCTACCGTGACGTCAAAGAGGCGGCGCAGGACATCAGCGAACCCGATCAGGGCGTGGCGTTCACCGGCTTCGCCGATGCGTGGACCGCGTATCAGCGGGCGTTGTTGGAGGCCGCGTATCGGTTCCGGCCCTTCGAATCCTGGGAAGGCGATGCGCGCTATGCGGTAGAGGCGAACTTCGACCAGCAACGAGCGTGGCTGTATCAAATGGCGGATCTGTGCGGATTGATGGCGACGCAGGCCCGCAGCATCGTGTCGACGCAGGACTGGGCCCTCCCGGAGCATCCCACGGTGCAACAGGTCGAGGACCTCGACTACCTCTGGTACCAGTGGCAGACCACCTATCCCTGGAAGATGCAGTGGTCTGACCTCAAGCCCGTGCTGGAAGAGGAGTACGTGGCACTGCAGGAGAAGTCGGAACAGGTACTGGCCGAATACGAGCAGCGGGCCGCTTTGCCGCTGCCGCCGATCAGTCCGCCGCTGGCTCCCGCCGCGTATGCCGTCGTACCGCCGATCGACCCCGGCGCCTACGACTTCGGGCCCGGCACCGAAACGCCCTATCCCGAATCGCCCTACGGGGATCTCCCGCAGGTAGAGCCGCTTCCGGAGATGGGTGGCATGCCGTCCGCCCAGACGGCCGCGACGCCGACCGACGCGACCCTGGGCAGTGCACCGACCGCGGTGCCGGACCCGTCGAAACCGGCCGGCATGAAGCCCGCGTCATCCGGTGGCGCCGGCATACCGCCGTTGCGATCGGTCCCCTCGATGCCACTGCAGGCGCCGGCCGAAGGAGGAGGGGGCCTCCGGCCGGCGCCGGCAGCACTCCCGCCCACCGCGTTGGGCCGCGGGATCCCCGGTGCGGCAGGCGCGATGGGCGCAGGCGGCATGGGCGTACCGCCGATGGGTGCGCATGGCGGTCACGGACAACAGCCCGGCAAGGGCAAACGCCGCCAGGCCGACGCATCGATCTACTCCGAGAACCGCGCCTGGACCGAGGCCATCCTCGGCCGGCGCAGACCGAAGGATGCCGCAGACCACTGA
- a CDS encoding TetR/AcrR family transcriptional regulator: MTTRGASPDAAPVPTGREEVTAAILDSAAEMFAERGPGAASIRDIAARAHVNHGLVFRHFGTKEKLVAAVLDHLATKLATMTGGEASPEETEAATSIHLRVIARALLDGFPAGKLQSSFPAAARLLEGIRPEHESEESAQLGAAHAIALLLGWQLFEPFVRAATGLHDLSREELRESMFAEMARLAEPH; this comes from the coding sequence ATGACTACACGCGGCGCAAGCCCCGATGCAGCTCCCGTTCCGACCGGCCGTGAAGAGGTGACTGCCGCGATCCTGGACAGCGCGGCGGAGATGTTCGCCGAACGGGGGCCCGGGGCTGCGTCGATTCGCGACATCGCAGCCAGGGCCCACGTCAACCACGGCTTGGTGTTTCGCCATTTCGGGACGAAGGAGAAACTCGTCGCTGCCGTGCTTGATCACCTGGCCACGAAGCTGGCCACGATGACCGGCGGCGAGGCGTCCCCGGAGGAGACGGAGGCGGCCACCTCCATCCACCTGCGGGTCATCGCGCGTGCCCTGCTCGACGGGTTTCCGGCGGGCAAACTGCAGTCCAGCTTCCCCGCTGCCGCCCGGCTGCTCGAAGGCATTCGGCCCGAACACGAGAGCGAAGAGAGCGCCCAGCTCGGCGCCGCGCACGCGATCGCTCTGCTGTTGGGCTGGCAATTGTTCGAACCGTTCGTGCGCGCGGCGACCGGACTCCACGATCTGTCTCGCGAGGAGTTGCGCGAATCGATGTTCGCCGAGATGGCCAGGCTGGCCGAACCGCACTGA